A section of the Bryobacteraceae bacterium genome encodes:
- a CDS encoding transcription termination factor NusG domain protein, which produces MTQSGAESSPGQGRQPNVEHPWYAVRVKPRFERVVCQNLAAKDFVSFLPTYKERRRWSDRVRLVELPLFPGYVFCRLDIRQRLPVLQTPGVLHFVSFDGEPAPVDPGEIQSLQTAVCSGAPLAPWPYLREGQRVMVARGPLRGLTGILLKVRDEFRLIISVTLLMRSVAVEIDRESVRPL; this is translated from the coding sequence ATGACGCAGTCCGGCGCAGAGTCATCCCCCGGACAGGGGCGCCAACCCAACGTGGAGCACCCCTGGTATGCGGTGCGCGTCAAGCCTCGCTTCGAGCGCGTCGTTTGTCAGAACCTCGCGGCGAAGGACTTCGTCTCGTTCCTGCCTACATACAAGGAGAGGCGGCGCTGGTCAGACCGCGTAAGACTCGTCGAATTGCCCCTCTTTCCTGGCTATGTATTTTGCAGGCTCGACATCCGGCAGCGCCTGCCGGTGCTTCAGACGCCCGGCGTGCTTCACTTCGTCAGCTTTGACGGCGAACCGGCCCCAGTCGACCCAGGCGAAATCCAGTCGCTCCAGACGGCCGTCTGTTCGGGTGCCCCGCTGGCTCCCTGGCCCTACCTGCGCGAGGGTCAGCGGGTGATGGTTGCCCGCGGCCCGCTGCGCGGCCTCACGGGGATTCTGCTCAAGGTGCGCGATGAGTTCCGCCTGATCATCAGCGTGACGCTGTTGATGCGCTCGGTGGCGGTCGAGATCGACCGTGAGTCCGTGCGTCCGCTCTAG
- a CDS encoding penicillin acylase family protein — MNWALAAAAVAALVAGYWILWRPGALPSSEIPAPVGAEVRIDRDRLGVPHIRAASIGDALFAQGFATAQDRLWQMDALRRMAAGELAEIAGRGALELDIRARQLRMRRIAERWAETLPAQQRAHLAAYARGVNAFIEQNLHRLPPEFTLLGYSPRPWRIVDSLLCALEMNRTLSGNWEHDLLKYRMLRTGNAPLVEQLFPVRLGPEPLPGSNAWAVSGDRTATGKPLLANDPHLPWTQPATWHLVHLMAPGLNVAGAALPGIPGVIIGRNERIAWGITALQFDNMDLYAERLDMRTGRYQFAGRELQAARETERIAVKDGSSVQLEQWVTVHGPVILEEDGQPMALTWSAAAADGAEFPVIDWNRARDWEEFRAALRRLPGPNINAIYADVDGNTGWLVAGRLPLREGFDGSVPVDGASGRYEWRGFVPFEQMPSWLNPKNGLIVSANHNPFPGNTPYIVSGFFSSPDRAIQITRRLTAAGRLDAGRMLGIQRDVYSALHHGLARAAVEAVRRRGETSEAAREGATLLERWDGQMRADSAAAFLAHLLYQHVRRAIAERASPKTGAAWRTFMAPGVVARIVRERPKEWFDNHDLMLAGALADAVEEGRRMQGRRPERWRYGRANQVRLAHPVMGRIPWLGRYFNFGPVEMDGAATTVQAVTEVYGPSMRMVADLSDAGALLIVIPTGNSGHRLSGHYGDQWGAYLEGRAFRLEMGRVEPERTLRLTPQDRR, encoded by the coding sequence ATGAATTGGGCGCTGGCGGCGGCGGCTGTGGCGGCGCTGGTGGCAGGTTACTGGATCCTCTGGCGGCCTGGCGCCCTGCCGTCCAGCGAGATTCCGGCGCCGGTGGGGGCCGAAGTGCGCATCGACCGCGACCGGCTGGGCGTGCCGCATATCCGCGCTGCTTCCATCGGCGACGCTCTGTTCGCCCAGGGCTTTGCGACGGCCCAGGACCGGCTGTGGCAGATGGACGCGCTGCGCCGCATGGCCGCGGGAGAGCTGGCTGAAATCGCAGGCCGCGGCGCGCTGGAGCTCGACATCCGGGCGCGGCAGCTCCGGATGCGGCGCATTGCCGAGCGTTGGGCGGAAACGCTGCCGGCACAACAGCGCGCGCATCTGGCGGCATACGCCCGCGGGGTGAATGCCTTCATCGAGCAGAACCTGCACCGGCTGCCGCCGGAGTTCACCCTGCTCGGCTACTCCCCGCGGCCGTGGCGGATTGTGGACTCGCTGCTCTGCGCGCTGGAGATGAACCGGACTCTCTCCGGCAACTGGGAGCACGATCTCCTGAAATACCGCATGCTGCGCACGGGGAATGCGCCTCTGGTGGAGCAGCTCTTTCCCGTGCGCCTTGGCCCGGAGCCGCTGCCAGGATCGAACGCCTGGGCGGTGAGCGGAGATCGGACGGCGACGGGTAAGCCGCTCCTGGCCAACGACCCGCACCTGCCGTGGACGCAGCCTGCCACCTGGCATCTGGTGCATCTGATGGCGCCGGGACTCAACGTGGCGGGGGCGGCGCTGCCTGGCATCCCAGGCGTGATCATCGGGCGCAACGAACGCATCGCCTGGGGCATCACCGCGCTGCAATTCGACAACATGGACCTTTATGCCGAGCGATTGGACATGCGCACCGGCCGGTATCAATTCGCCGGCCGCGAGCTTCAGGCCGCGCGCGAGACAGAGCGGATTGCGGTGAAAGACGGCTCCTCCGTACAACTGGAGCAGTGGGTGACGGTGCACGGGCCGGTGATCCTCGAAGAGGACGGCCAGCCGATGGCGCTGACATGGTCGGCTGCGGCCGCCGATGGCGCCGAATTTCCTGTGATCGACTGGAACCGGGCGCGCGACTGGGAAGAGTTCCGCGCCGCGCTGCGGCGGCTGCCCGGGCCAAACATCAACGCGATTTACGCCGACGTGGACGGCAACACCGGCTGGCTGGTGGCGGGCCGGCTGCCGCTCCGCGAAGGGTTTGACGGGTCGGTCCCGGTCGACGGCGCTTCCGGCCGTTACGAGTGGAGAGGATTCGTGCCGTTTGAGCAGATGCCTTCCTGGCTGAACCCGAAAAATGGTCTAATCGTTTCGGCAAATCATAATCCATTTCCAGGAAATACGCCATATATTGTGAGCGGATTTTTCTCCTCGCCGGACCGCGCCATTCAGATCACCCGGCGGCTGACAGCGGCAGGCCGGCTGGACGCCGGCAGGATGCTCGGCATTCAGCGCGATGTCTACTCGGCGCTGCACCACGGGCTGGCCCGGGCGGCGGTCGAAGCCGTGCGGCGGCGCGGCGAGACCAGTGAAGCGGCCCGCGAGGGCGCGACGCTGCTGGAGCGGTGGGACGGGCAGATGCGGGCGGATTCGGCCGCCGCCTTCCTGGCCCACCTGCTCTACCAGCACGTGCGCCGCGCAATCGCGGAGCGGGCCTCGCCGAAGACCGGAGCCGCGTGGCGCACCTTCATGGCCCCGGGCGTGGTGGCCCGGATCGTGCGCGAGCGGCCGAAGGAGTGGTTTGATAACCATGATCTGATGCTGGCCGGGGCCCTGGCCGATGCGGTGGAGGAGGGCCGGCGAATGCAGGGACGGCGGCCGGAGAGATGGCGCTACGGACGCGCCAACCAGGTGAGGCTGGCTCATCCGGTAATGGGTCGGATTCCGTGGCTCGGACGGTATTTCAATTTTGGCCCCGTCGAAATGGATGGAGCGGCGACGACCGTGCAGGCGGTGACCGAAGTCTACGGGCCCTCCATGCGGATGGTGGCCGACCTGTCCGATGCCGGCGCTTTGCTGATCGTGATTCCGACGGGAAATTCCGGCCACCGGCTTTCGGGCCATTACGGCGACCAGTGGGGGGCTTATCTCGAGGGGCGGGCCTTCCGGCTGGAGATGGGCCGCGTGGAGCCGGAGCGGACGCTGCGCCTGACGCCGCAGGACCGCCGCTGA
- the oxyR gene encoding LysR family transcriptional regulator, whose protein sequence is MDVKQLRYFLAVARAGSFVKAAEAEGVAQPSLSQMIKKLELELDAPLFDRLGRTVRLTAHGEALLPHAEAVLRSVEQGRRAVEAARSPARGAIAVGVIPTLLPGAFAPVLDEFRRKFPEIQIYLTERTTENLLEKLKLGELDIALLVLPIRHPEIVCSELFREPLLAALPPGHPLANNGPVPLRQLQGERLLLLREGHCLRENVLEACTRARADFESYFESDQLESLLALVEAGFGVSLAPATAARRNSGCRFLPIQPPAVRRVGYALAGGHHLLPVHRTFTQFLRKYDWQRLFLASPDNG, encoded by the coding sequence ATGGATGTCAAACAGCTTCGGTATTTTCTGGCGGTTGCCCGCGCGGGAAGCTTTGTGAAGGCGGCGGAAGCCGAAGGCGTGGCCCAGCCGTCGCTGTCGCAGATGATCAAGAAGCTCGAGCTGGAGCTCGACGCGCCGCTGTTTGACCGGCTCGGGCGGACGGTGCGGCTGACGGCCCACGGCGAGGCGCTGCTGCCGCACGCAGAGGCGGTGCTGCGGTCGGTGGAGCAGGGCCGGAGGGCCGTGGAAGCGGCGCGGTCGCCGGCCCGGGGCGCCATTGCGGTCGGGGTGATTCCGACGCTTCTGCCCGGGGCCTTTGCGCCAGTGCTCGATGAGTTCCGGCGGAAATTTCCAGAAATCCAGATCTACTTGACGGAAAGAACGACGGAAAATCTGCTGGAAAAACTGAAGCTGGGCGAGCTGGACATCGCGCTGCTGGTGCTGCCGATCCGTCATCCGGAAATCGTTTGCAGCGAACTGTTCCGCGAGCCGCTGCTGGCGGCGCTGCCGCCAGGTCACCCGCTGGCCAACAACGGCCCGGTGCCGCTGCGCCAGCTTCAGGGCGAGCGGCTCCTGCTGCTGCGCGAAGGCCATTGCCTGCGGGAGAACGTGCTCGAGGCGTGCACGCGGGCTCGGGCGGACTTCGAATCCTATTTTGAATCCGACCAGCTCGAAAGCCTCCTGGCGCTGGTGGAAGCGGGCTTCGGCGTGAGCCTGGCCCCGGCGACGGCGGCGCGCCGCAACTCCGGATGCCGCTTCCTGCCCATCCAGCCGCCGGCAGTGCGCCGCGTGGGATATGCGCTCGCCGGCGGACATCATCTGCTGCCGGTGCATCGGACGTTCACACAGTTCCTCAGAAAGTACGACTGGCAGCGGCTTTTCCTGGCGTCGCCTGACAACGGCTGA
- a CDS encoding zinc/iron-chelating domain-containing protein translates to MQPLRFSCQPGCTRCCNQQGFVYLTEDDLRRAARFLGMSPKQFERQFVYRTRRLLRFRKPRGRQCPFLLEDGCSIHPAKPTQCRLFPFWPELVGSRRAWMRTARLCPGIGQGPLIQIGTALETASEMERAYPALYAHGSGAQARR, encoded by the coding sequence ATGCAGCCACTCCGCTTCTCCTGCCAGCCAGGCTGCACCCGCTGCTGCAACCAGCAGGGCTTTGTGTATCTCACCGAAGACGACCTCCGCCGGGCAGCACGGTTTCTCGGCATGAGTCCGAAGCAATTCGAGCGCCAGTTTGTTTATCGGACGCGCCGCTTGCTGCGGTTCCGGAAGCCACGAGGCCGCCAGTGTCCTTTCCTGCTCGAGGACGGCTGCTCGATTCATCCCGCCAAGCCCACGCAATGCCGGCTGTTTCCCTTCTGGCCCGAACTCGTTGGATCGCGTCGCGCCTGGATGCGGACGGCGCGCCTTTGCCCCGGCATTGGCCAAGGTCCACTGATCCAGATTGGAACAGCCCTTGAGACCGCTTCCGAAATGGAACGGGCTTACCCGGCCCTGTATGCCCACGGCTCCGGGGCGCAGGCGCGGCGCTAA
- the flgB gene encoding flagellar basal body rod protein FlgB, giving the protein MLTPLSQDLGRYMDLLAERQRLVAANLANIDTPGYRTRDIDFQFEFLSLAPGARPHVIEPSDLTVKNDGNNVSLDRETRLLAENALRFNVASQLARVEIRKLRMAIEEGRTA; this is encoded by the coding sequence ATGCTGACTCCTCTGTCCCAGGACCTGGGCCGATACATGGATCTGCTGGCAGAACGCCAGCGGCTGGTCGCCGCCAATCTCGCCAACATCGACACTCCGGGCTACCGCACCCGGGACATCGACTTCCAGTTTGAATTTCTCTCGCTGGCTCCTGGGGCGCGGCCCCATGTGATCGAACCGTCGGACCTGACCGTTAAGAACGACGGCAATAACGTCAGCCTGGATCGAGAGACCCGGCTGCTGGCCGAGAACGCGCTCCGGTTCAACGTGGCCTCGCAGCTTGCGCGCGTCGAGATCCGCAAACTGCGTATGGCGATTGAGGAGGGACGAACCGCATGA
- the flgC gene encoding flagellar basal-body rod protein FlgC: MSLFHLLSVSASGLAAQRARAEVIVENLANAETTRTPEGGPYRRRDVLFEPQVQGSPFSAVFQTEMEAGATGVAVAGVVEDTRPPELRYQPGHPHADANGYVAYPRISPAEEMVDLIGAARGYQANVAAMTAVKDMLSKSIELLR; encoded by the coding sequence ATGAGCCTGTTTCATCTGCTTTCCGTGAGCGCCTCCGGGCTGGCCGCACAGCGCGCCCGCGCCGAGGTGATCGTCGAAAATCTCGCCAACGCGGAAACCACCCGCACGCCCGAAGGTGGCCCGTATCGTCGCCGCGACGTGCTCTTTGAGCCGCAGGTGCAGGGGTCGCCGTTCTCGGCTGTCTTCCAGACCGAGATGGAAGCGGGAGCGACCGGGGTGGCCGTGGCCGGCGTCGTCGAGGATACGCGGCCGCCAGAGCTGCGCTATCAGCCCGGCCATCCCCATGCTGATGCAAACGGATACGTGGCCTACCCGCGGATCAGCCCCGCCGAGGAGATGGTGGATCTGATCGGGGCCGCGCGCGGCTACCAGGCCAACGTGGCCGCCATGACCGCCGTCAAAGACATGCTCTCGAAGTCGATTGAGTTGCTGAGATGA
- the fliE gene encoding flagellar hook-basal body complex protein FliE → MIRFDPVQPIRPPEAPGAAGATRPTEAFSAAFSAALHTVDSGLKSAEAEVRRFLEGESVDIHQVALATQQSQLAFELFLQMRNKVVQAYQEIMRMQL, encoded by the coding sequence ATGATTCGCTTTGACCCCGTCCAGCCCATTCGCCCGCCAGAAGCGCCCGGCGCAGCGGGCGCAACCCGCCCGACTGAGGCATTCTCGGCCGCCTTCTCTGCCGCCCTGCACACGGTGGACTCAGGGCTCAAGAGCGCCGAGGCTGAGGTTCGCCGCTTTCTCGAAGGCGAGAGTGTGGACATCCACCAGGTCGCGCTGGCAACGCAGCAGTCGCAGCTCGCCTTCGAACTCTTCCTCCAAATGCGCAACAAGGTTGTTCAGGCCTACCAGGAGATCATGCGGATGCAGCTCTGA
- a CDS encoding flagellar motor switch protein FliG produces the protein MVTNTLPEKESVQRYSGLQKAAVLMVTLGEELSAMVLKHLEEDEVAAIGKEVARISAITAVEAEAILDEFYQMSMAQDYVMKGGIEYARKMLVNAFGPEMATRILDRLVKLLGHDTASFDALQKADPQQLAKFIHSEHPQTIALILSHLGPSQAAGLLFSLPPEIRADVALRMANLEQISPDIISKIAGIIGQKLKALGELSRESYGGVRAVAEMFNRLDSATSKEILDTIEARDPNLAETIRHLMFVFEDLLLIDQNGIKEILARIDRKLLTVALKGTSEQLKNHFMQCMSQRGAEMLREDMEALGPVKIKEVEAAQQQIIAVVRQLEAEGVLSLKGAVGEQYVV, from the coding sequence ATGGTCACCAACACGCTGCCCGAAAAAGAATCTGTCCAGCGCTACTCAGGGCTCCAGAAGGCCGCGGTGCTCATGGTGACGCTCGGCGAGGAGCTCAGCGCGATGGTGCTCAAGCACCTCGAGGAAGACGAGGTGGCCGCCATCGGAAAGGAGGTCGCCCGCATCTCGGCCATCACGGCCGTTGAGGCCGAAGCGATCCTCGATGAGTTCTACCAGATGTCGATGGCGCAGGACTACGTCATGAAGGGCGGCATCGAGTACGCGCGGAAGATGCTGGTCAACGCGTTCGGCCCGGAGATGGCCACGCGCATTCTGGACCGGCTGGTGAAACTGCTGGGCCACGACACGGCCAGTTTCGACGCCCTGCAAAAGGCGGATCCGCAGCAGCTGGCCAAATTTATCCATAGCGAACACCCGCAGACGATCGCCCTGATCCTCAGCCATCTTGGTCCTTCGCAGGCCGCCGGCCTGCTGTTTTCCCTGCCGCCCGAGATCCGGGCCGACGTCGCGCTGCGCATGGCCAACCTGGAACAGATCTCGCCCGACATCATCTCGAAGATCGCCGGCATCATTGGGCAGAAACTGAAGGCTCTCGGCGAGCTCAGCCGCGAAAGTTACGGCGGCGTGCGCGCGGTGGCGGAGATGTTCAACCGGCTGGATTCGGCCACCAGCAAGGAGATCCTTGACACGATCGAGGCGCGCGATCCGAACCTGGCGGAGACGATCCGCCATCTGATGTTCGTCTTCGAGGATCTGTTGCTGATTGACCAGAACGGCATCAAGGAAATCCTGGCTCGCATCGACCGCAAGCTGCTCACGGTGGCGCTGAAGGGGACGAGCGAGCAGCTCAAGAATCACTTCATGCAATGCATGTCGCAGCGCGGCGCCGAGATGCTGCGCGAGGACATGGAAGCGCTGGGGCCGGTCAAGATCAAAGAGGTCGAAGCAGCCCAGCAGCAGATCATCGCCGTGGTCCGCCAGCTTGAGGCCGAAGGCGTGCTCAGCCTGAAGGGCGCGGTGGGCGAACAGTACGTGGTGTAA